From the genome of Fusobacterium perfoetens, one region includes:
- a CDS encoding UvrD-helicase domain-containing protein yields the protein MERKVLKASAGTGKTYRLSLEYAVSLFNGEKIKDIIIMTFTRKAAGEIKEDIIKFIKKLAVSPKDTDSEKEREGAVSSIMKIYPEMFSSPEEIYKKAEKAYKDIILNKDNLKIFTIDGLKNTIFKTAIAPMLNINNYDIIDDSLNTEYLRKCFEKIFKSKKDFDFLKDFLADNMEKNIDNYVGVIGNIINERWKSLVIEKKERESYKVLNKLNQIDKSLEIIEKIAEEKGKNIEEFINSSYKPYLSLKTDKEKEKFIVDKWAEIFKQGIRNGNKIKGKNFAEEIEELNFLYEELLKELSKRLYNTVLIDYEKNIFSFLERVYTAYDEIKFREKKLTQTDITNYTLEYINDKRLNLVDENGITQYMKDILESGITTVFIDEFQDTSVVQWKIFKSMIDSAEKVICVGDEKQSIYEWRGGEKDLFVNLSEIINGKEETMGTSYRSRKKIVDFTNKFFSEYSAIAKSEGINWNFEPVESSDDKDRGYVEIRKTEEGEENCCEKVAEIIKEKFNGNYQDICVLARNNDTLSETGEFLSENHIPYFLETNLNIFSHRTTEPVIKFMKYLVYDNIFYLAEFLRDNLILISDKSLKELFSFKGEIKDFSFSDSYAENIFKKVLSFKEKYDEDRYESSNIPEMIIKELGILKKYDRESDIQNIYRFIEISKRFLNIREFLNEIKENGSSSEYKQSSMEAENSVSLMTVHKSKGLGFNTVFYIYKKSSPRKESGLQFNVIMSKDYNKVENYFIINSKYEKILKYLEGQFDYEDYKERKREEEEINNLYVAFTRSKQNFFIIINEKTLKNPPKKIPPFKEVIDKNFLSEDCVGWSNGKFELKELKKETEILSEDEKFLNFELDFSKYEYNEEKLKENREKIKEDEERYSTEREEKREIGNIVHYFLENLIYNNESEREKAYKAVVIKYGASFGKDRIESILKSSGMEKFLSENSEIFSREWDYIYPEYSIYSDENSELYRIDRLMIKLPQEKEKGKILIADYKTGGFEESQLEKYYRAVKARIKEPENYIIEKVYLKIDI from the coding sequence ATGGAAAGAAAAGTTTTAAAAGCCAGTGCAGGAACAGGAAAAACATACAGACTTTCACTTGAATATGCAGTTTCTCTTTTTAATGGTGAAAAAATAAAAGATATAATAATAATGACTTTTACTAGAAAAGCTGCTGGAGAAATTAAAGAGGATATTATAAAATTTATAAAAAAACTTGCTGTTTCTCCTAAGGATACAGATTCTGAAAAAGAGAGAGAAGGGGCAGTTTCATCAATAATGAAAATATATCCTGAGATGTTTTCAAGCCCTGAAGAAATATATAAAAAAGCTGAAAAAGCTTATAAGGATATTATTTTAAATAAGGATAACCTTAAGATTTTTACAATAGATGGTCTTAAAAATACAATTTTTAAAACTGCTATTGCTCCAATGCTTAATATAAATAACTATGACATCATAGATGACAGCCTTAATACAGAATATTTAAGAAAATGCTTTGAAAAAATATTTAAGAGCAAAAAAGATTTTGATTTTTTAAAAGACTTTCTTGCAGATAATATGGAAAAAAATATTGATAATTATGTGGGTGTTATAGGAAATATAATAAATGAAAGATGGAAGTCTCTTGTTATTGAAAAAAAAGAAAGAGAATCATATAAAGTATTAAACAAATTAAATCAAATTGATAAATCTCTTGAAATTATTGAAAAAATAGCAGAGGAAAAAGGAAAAAATATAGAGGAATTTATAAATTCTTCTTATAAACCTTATCTTTCCTTAAAAACTGATAAAGAAAAAGAAAAATTTATAGTAGATAAATGGGCTGAAATTTTTAAGCAGGGAATAAGAAATGGAAATAAAATAAAAGGAAAAAACTTTGCTGAAGAGATAGAAGAACTTAATTTTCTTTATGAAGAATTATTGAAAGAATTGTCAAAAAGGCTTTATAATACAGTTCTTATAGATTATGAAAAAAATATTTTCTCTTTTCTTGAAAGAGTATATACTGCCTATGATGAAATAAAATTCAGAGAAAAAAAACTTACTCAGACAGATATAACAAATTATACACTTGAATATATAAATGATAAAAGATTAAATCTTGTTGATGAAAACGGAATTACTCAATATATGAAAGATATTTTGGAAAGTGGTATAACAACAGTTTTTATTGATGAATTTCAGGATACTAGTGTTGTTCAATGGAAGATATTTAAAAGCATGATTGACAGTGCAGAAAAAGTTATTTGTGTTGGAGATGAAAAGCAAAGTATTTATGAATGGCGTGGTGGAGAAAAAGACCTTTTTGTAAATCTTTCAGAAATAATAAATGGTAAAGAAGAAACAATGGGAACTTCCTATAGGAGCAGAAAAAAAATAGTTGATTTTACAAATAAATTTTTCTCAGAGTATTCTGCTATAGCAAAGTCAGAAGGAATAAATTGGAATTTTGAACCTGTGGAAAGCAGCGATGACAAAGACAGGGGATATGTTGAAATAAGAAAAACAGAAGAGGGAGAGGAAAACTGTTGTGAGAAAGTGGCAGAGATAATTAAGGAAAAATTTAATGGAAATTATCAAGATATCTGTGTTCTTGCAAGAAATAATGATACTCTTTCTGAAACTGGAGAATTTCTTTCAGAAAATCATATTCCATATTTTCTTGAAACAAATCTTAATATTTTTTCACACAGGACAACAGAACCTGTTATAAAGTTTATGAAATATCTTGTATATGACAATATATTTTATCTTGCAGAATTTTTAAGAGATAATCTTATTCTAATTTCAGATAAAAGTTTAAAAGAACTTTTTTCTTTTAAAGGTGAGATAAAAGATTTTAGTTTTTCGGATTCTTATGCAGAAAATATATTTAAGAAAGTTTTAAGTTTTAAAGAAAAATATGATGAAGATAGATACGAAAGTTCAAATATTCCTGAAATGATTATAAAAGAACTTGGAATATTAAAAAAATATGACAGAGAAAGTGATATACAAAATATTTATAGATTTATAGAAATTTCAAAAAGATTTTTAAATATAAGAGAATTTTTAAATGAAATAAAAGAAAATGGAAGTTCTTCAGAGTATAAGCAAAGTTCTATGGAAGCAGAAAACAGTGTATCTTTAATGACTGTACATAAATCAAAAGGGCTTGGTTTTAATACTGTTTTTTATATTTATAAAAAAAGTTCTCCAAGAAAAGAATCAGGACTTCAATTTAATGTAATAATGTCAAAAGATTATAATAAAGTTGAAAATTATTTTATTATAAATAGCAAATATGAAAAGATACTGAAATATCTTGAAGGGCAGTTTGATTATGAAGATTATAAAGAAAGAAAAAGAGAGGAAGAGGAAATAAATAACCTTTATGTTGCTTTCACAAGAAGTAAACAGAACTTTTTTATAATTATAAATGAAAAAACTTTAAAAAATCCACCGAAAAAAATTCCTCCATTTAAAGAGGTTATAGATAAGAATTTTCTTTCTGAAGATTGTGTAGGATGGAGCAATGGAAAATTTGAACTTAAAGAACTAAAAAAAGAAACAGAAATTTTAAGTGAAGATGAAAAATTTCTTAATTTTGAACTTGATTTTTCAAAATATGAGTATAATGAAGAAAAACTTAAGGAAAACAGGGAAAAAATAAAAGAAGATGAAGAAAGATATTCTACAGAAAGAGAAGAAAAAAGAGAAATAGGTAATATTGTTCACTATTTCTTGGAAAATCTTATTTATAATAATGAATCAGAAAGAGAAAAAGCTTATAAAGCTGTTGTAATAAAATATGGTGCTTCTTTTGGAAAAGATAGAATAGAAAGTATTCTCAAAAGCAGTGGAATGGAAAAATTTCTTTCTGAAAACAGTGAGATTTTTTCAAGGGAGTGGGATTATATATA
- a CDS encoding nucleotidyltransferase family protein, which yields MLDKKYILKKLAEIDKDEFGFKSIGLFGSFSRDEQTPESDIDILVEMDIFPEKPYPKSSYFRLFDLKKHLEELFGKEVDLIDKSQFKYEYKCPEVRAYKEKIKKEILESVIYV from the coding sequence ATGTTAGATAAAAAATATATCTTAAAGAAGCTTGCTGAGATAGATAAAGATGAATTTGGTTTTAAATCAATAGGATTATTTGGAAGTTTTTCAAGAGATGAACAAACTCCAGAAAGTGATATAGATATTCTAGTTGAAATGGATATTTTTCCAGAAAAACCTTATCCAAAAAGTTCATATTTTAGATTATTTGACTTAAAGAAACATCTGGAAGAACTATTTGGAAAAGAAGTTGATTTAATTGATAAAAGCCAATTTAAATATGAATATAAATGTCCTGAAGTGAGAGCATATAAAGAAAAAATAAAAAAAGAAATATTGGAGAGTGTAATATATGTCTAA
- a CDS encoding PD-(D/E)XK nuclease family protein, producing the protein MKFIYIDYGKNFINEIKGRKPDRDTAIVFSDYFFKNSYMKNREKNILAPEPEYFTIEEFQKKIFKTDKMILTEAKRPLTLFKILDKSLKDKLKMQNYYDIIDFADLFFKYYREVYSAMGKPEGLQEWQRDYIEKFEILKEKYDVYLKENDFIPSDWIEKIENYTEEYIKKFKRIIFVDIPYFTPLMREALKRVSEICDIEIMIQIPEEDYNEELLKIEKVSLVKKRESVNIKVYENSDEMSELLNIIYLEKTGEQKRKDIFSPAPEKNSYHKIFPKYFTSQELKVLDDTKLYKFMKVQNELLLSVEPRKRYGIPSREFRKAISNEIFREIYNIDDILLKNLKKVLDEEYKYVDEKVFEPEKTAFIFKREGMEDEEALENGKIIYTVFSDIYRDISEIKEYTSVNEFVEYIKRIGLEKFREENFIDITEKFYQAVDNIKSSERLCGKNGFKVLFERETGANLYTLLIKYMEGIEIKEVERDRENILGTVKNITEARLNFDNIYSSETYFIDTDNISLPGNLRDNLNFTEQQRAESGFITFEDKKNIIKYRFIQGIFNSRSSVIFVRKDINNEIERSAFLDEIMMKYNISPEEKNPLSKEDIFKILKINLIKENESCNFNLSEDYFKLEKQNEDFEENKIVLGAYDILELEGCRYRYFLKNKALISGEKDEVYGVSPRVLGTAVHKIFEKTAENIHTRIRKKHDFKVDETFIDRTIEEVFEENKMKVPVYVDLYLKEIMFPKIKENIFKFYKEMEKELSGKKVKIFWGEKGRTERVVTGDTDIFITGRIDLMAETEEGDKYIVDYKTGQADSRQLDIYSIILYGDESVAQKIIYNAVAGEYVKQDKIHMTKENLLELFNNFIKEDEYKRAEKKKACTYCEYENICKKGEI; encoded by the coding sequence ATGAAATTTATATATATTGATTATGGAAAAAATTTTATAAATGAGATAAAAGGAAGAAAACCTGATAGAGATACAGCTATTGTTTTTAGTGACTATTTTTTTAAAAACTCTTATATGAAAAACCGTGAAAAAAATATTCTTGCTCCAGAGCCTGAATATTTTACGATAGAAGAATTTCAAAAGAAAATATTCAAAACAGATAAGATGATTCTTACAGAAGCAAAGAGACCTCTTACACTTTTTAAAATTCTTGATAAGAGTCTTAAAGATAAACTTAAAATGCAGAATTATTATGATATTATAGATTTTGCAGATTTGTTTTTTAAATATTACAGAGAAGTTTATTCGGCGATGGGAAAACCTGAAGGACTTCAGGAGTGGCAGAGAGACTATATAGAGAAATTTGAAATTTTAAAAGAAAAATATGATGTATATCTTAAAGAAAATGATTTTATTCCAAGTGACTGGATAGAAAAAATTGAAAATTATACAGAGGAATATATAAAAAAATTTAAAAGAATAATATTTGTAGATATACCTTATTTCACACCTCTTATGAGAGAGGCTTTAAAAAGAGTTTCTGAAATTTGTGATATTGAAATTATGATTCAGATACCTGAGGAAGATTATAATGAAGAACTTTTAAAAATAGAGAAAGTGTCTCTTGTGAAAAAAAGAGAGTCTGTAAATATAAAAGTATATGAAAACAGTGATGAGATGTCAGAACTTCTTAATATAATATATCTTGAAAAAACTGGAGAGCAAAAAAGAAAGGATATATTTTCTCCTGCTCCTGAAAAAAACAGTTATCATAAAATATTTCCAAAATATTTTACTTCACAGGAACTTAAGGTTCTTGACGATACAAAACTGTATAAATTTATGAAGGTACAAAATGAACTTCTTCTTTCTGTTGAACCAAGAAAAAGATATGGGATACCATCTCGGGAATTTAGAAAAGCAATAAGTAATGAAATTTTCAGAGAAATTTATAATATAGACGATATTCTTCTTAAAAACTTAAAAAAAGTTCTTGATGAAGAGTATAAATATGTTGATGAAAAAGTTTTTGAGCCTGAAAAAACAGCTTTTATCTTTAAAAGAGAGGGAATGGAAGATGAAGAGGCTTTAGAAAATGGAAAAATAATATACACTGTTTTTTCAGATATTTATAGGGATATTTCAGAAATAAAGGAATATACTTCTGTAAATGAATTTGTAGAATATATAAAAAGAATAGGGCTTGAAAAATTTAGGGAAGAAAATTTTATTGATATTACAGAAAAATTTTATCAGGCAGTGGACAATATAAAAAGCAGTGAAAGACTTTGTGGAAAAAATGGATTTAAAGTTCTTTTTGAAAGGGAGACAGGAGCAAATCTTTATACTCTTCTTATAAAATATATGGAAGGAATAGAGATAAAAGAGGTTGAAAGAGACAGAGAAAATATACTTGGAACAGTAAAAAATATAACAGAGGCAAGACTTAATTTTGATAATATCTACAGCAGTGAAACATATTTTATTGATACAGATAACATCTCTCTTCCAGGAAATTTAAGAGATAATCTTAATTTTACAGAACAACAGAGAGCAGAAAGTGGTTTTATAACTTTTGAAGATAAAAAAAATATAATAAAATACAGATTTATACAGGGAATTTTTAACAGCAGAAGTTCTGTTATTTTTGTAAGAAAAGATATAAATAATGAAATTGAAAGATCTGCTTTTTTAGATGAAATTATGATGAAATATAATATTTCTCCTGAAGAAAAAAATCCCCTTTCAAAAGAAGATATTTTTAAGATATTGAAAATAAATCTTATAAAAGAAAATGAAAGTTGTAATTTTAATCTTTCAGAAGATTATTTTAAACTTGAAAAACAAAATGAAGATTTTGAAGAAAATAAAATAGTTTTAGGGGCATATGATATTCTTGAACTTGAAGGGTGCAGATACAGATATTTTCTTAAGAATAAAGCTCTTATTTCAGGGGAAAAAGATGAGGTTTATGGAGTTTCTCCAAGAGTTTTAGGAACGGCAGTTCATAAGATTTTTGAAAAAACAGCTGAAAATATTCATACAAGAATAAGAAAAAAACATGATTTTAAAGTTGATGAAACTTTTATTGACAGAACTATAGAAGAAGTCTTTGAAGAAAATAAGATGAAAGTTCCTGTATATGTTGATTTATACCTTAAAGAAATAATGTTTCCCAAAATAAAAGAGAATATTTTTAAATTTTATAAAGAGATGGAAAAAGAACTTTCAGGAAAAAAGGTAAAAATTTTCTGGGGAGAAAAAGGAAGAACAGAAAGAGTTGTAACAGGAGATACTGATATTTTTATAACAGGAAGAATAGATCTTATGGCTGAAACAGAAGAGGGAGATAAATATATTGTAGATTATAAAACAGGTCAGGCAGATTCAAGACAGCTTGATATATATTCAATTATATTATATGGAGATGAAAGTGTGGCACAGAAAATAATATATAATGCTGTGGCAGGTGAATATGTAAAACAAGATAAAATTCATATGACAAAAGAAAATCTTCTGGAACTTTTTAATAATTTTATAAAAGAAGATGAGTATAAAAGAGCTGAAAAAAAGAAAGCATGCACTTATTGCGAATATGAAAATATATGTAAAAAAGGAGAAATCTAA